The nucleotide sequence CGAGCGCGGTGGCCGGGCGCGCGGGAAAGCCGGCGCTGGCGTCGGAACCGGTCTGCACGAAGCCGTGCTTGTCGACCGCGACGCCGCAACCCGCGAGCCAGTCGGTCTCGGGTTCGGCGCCGACGAAGAGGAAGATGTTGCGCGCGGGGCAATCGTGCTCGGCGCCGGTGCTGTGGCAGCGCCAGGTGGCGCCGGTGAGGCCCGCGTCGGGATCGCCATGAAGTCGCACGAGTTCGGTGTGCGGCTGCAGCGAGATGTTGGGCGTGGCCTCGATGCGGTCGATCAGGTAGCGCGACATGCTGGCCGCGAGCGAGGGCCCGCGCACCAGCACGTTGACCTTGGCCGCATGGTGCGAGAGGAACACCGCCGCCTGGCCGGCCGAGTTGCCGCCGCCGACCAGCGCGACCTCCTGCTGCGCGCAGAGCTTGGCCTCGATGGCCGAGGCCCAGTACCAGATGCCGCGGCCCTCGAATTCGTGCAGCCTGGGCACGCCGGGCCGGCGGTAGCGCGCGCCGCTGGCCACGACCACTGTGCGTGCCGAAATGCGGCGGCCGTCGGCCAACGCGATGGCGAGGCTGCCGTCGGGGTTGGTGCGCGCGCAGTCGAGCGAGGCCACCTTGGCCGGGATCAGCATCTCGACGCCGAACTTCTGCGCCTGCACGAAGGCCCGGCCGGCCAGTGCCTGGCCCGAGATGCCGGTGGGAAAGCCCAGGTAGTTCTCGATGCGCGCGCTGGCGCCGGCCTGGCCGCCGAAGGCGCGGCAGTCGAGCACGATCACGCGCAGCCCCTCGGAGGCGGCATAGACGGCGGTCGCGAGGCCGGCCGGGCCGGCGCCGACCACGGCCACGTCGTAGAGCTCGTCGTGCGCGGCGGCATCGACCATGCCCAGGCACAGCGCCAGCGCGTCCTCGCTCGGGTTCACCAGCACCGAGCCGTTGGGGCACACGGCCAGCAACTGGTGGTTGCCGTACTGCGCCAGCAGCGCGGCAGCGTCGGGGTCCTGGTCGGCGTCGACCAGGTGATAGGGATGGCCGTTGCGGCGCAGGAAGTTCTCGAGCCGCGCCATGTCGGGCGACTGCGGCTGGCCGATCAGCACCGGGCCGGCGGCGCCCGATTCGATCAGTGCCACGCGCCGCAGGATCAGCGCGCGGGTGATGCGCTCGCCGAGGTCGGCCTCGGCCACGAGCAGCGCGCGCAGCTGCGCGGGCGGCAGCACCAGCGCCTCGACGTCCTCCTCGGCATGGCCGTCGACCAGGGCGGGGCGGCCGCTGAGCTGGCCGACCTCGGCCAGGAACTCGCCCGGCCCCTGGCGCACGATCGGCACCACGTGGCCCAGGCCGTCGCGCTGGGTGACCGAGACCACGCCCTTGAGCAGCACGAACATGCCGGCGCCGACCTCGCCGGCGGTGAACAAGCGGCTGCCGCGCGCGAAGTGCTGCACGCTGCCGAAACGTGCGATGCGCGCGATCTCGGTGTCGTTGAGCACCGGAAAGGTCTGCAACTGTCGGTTACCGCCGGCGGCGGCGGTGCTGGAAGTATCTGCGGTGGCCATCGGTCCAGGGTCTCCGGTGGGGGGTGCCGAGCGTCGGCGGTCGGGGCATTAGACGCCAAAGACGGGCGCCCGGCGGCCCGTCACATCGTCATGCAATTGCCACGGCCATGACACGCGCTTTTCACCACGGGTGCCGAGACTCGCCCAGCAGAAAGGGTTTCCACATGAAAGAACTGCCCAACCCGACATTTCCGCTGTCGCAGATCGGGCTCCGCGCAGCCCTCTGGCCCGCGCCCGTTGTCGCCGGCACCGCCGCCGCCGTCAGCGCGACGCCCAAGGCCCCCGCTGCCATCGGCCCCGCGGTCGTGCTGCCGGCCCCCGTCATCGAGGCCAAGCAGGGCATCACCGTGGGTTGGGCCCGTCACCAGGACGATGTCCGTGCCGCCCAGCGCCTGCGCTATGAAGTGTTCGTCGGCGAGATGGGGGCCCGCATCTCCACCTCGCTGCCCGGCCACGACGTGGACCTGTTCGACGATTTCTGCGAGCACCTGCTGGTGCGCGACGAACTGACGCAGCAGGTCATCGGCACCTACCGCGTGCTGACGCCGGCCCAGGCGCGCCGCGTGGGCAGCACCTACAGCGACACCGAATTC is from Variovorax paradoxus and encodes:
- a CDS encoding FAD-dependent oxidoreductase, coding for MATADTSSTAAAGGNRQLQTFPVLNDTEIARIARFGSVQHFARGSRLFTAGEVGAGMFVLLKGVVSVTQRDGLGHVVPIVRQGPGEFLAEVGQLSGRPALVDGHAEEDVEALVLPPAQLRALLVAEADLGERITRALILRRVALIESGAAGPVLIGQPQSPDMARLENFLRRNGHPYHLVDADQDPDAAALLAQYGNHQLLAVCPNGSVLVNPSEDALALCLGMVDAAAHDELYDVAVVGAGPAGLATAVYAASEGLRVIVLDCRAFGGQAGASARIENYLGFPTGISGQALAGRAFVQAQKFGVEMLIPAKVASLDCARTNPDGSLAIALADGRRISARTVVVASGARYRRPGVPRLHEFEGRGIWYWASAIEAKLCAQQEVALVGGGNSAGQAAVFLSHHAAKVNVLVRGPSLAASMSRYLIDRIEATPNISLQPHTELVRLHGDPDAGLTGATWRCHSTGAEHDCPARNIFLFVGAEPETDWLAGCGVAVDKHGFVQTGSDASAGFPARPATALETSVPGVFAVGDVRSGSVKRVGGAIGEGAAVVALIHQHLASNSAVA